The Streptomyces cathayae DNA segment GGGGATAAGCTCCATGGTCGAGAGGGAAACAGCCCAGAGCATCGACTAAGGCCCCCAAGCGTACGCTAAGTGGGAAAGGATGTGGAGTCGCACAGACAACCAGGAGGTTGGCTTAGAAGCAGCCATCCTTGAAAGAGTGCGTAATAGCTCACTGGTCTAGTGATTCCGCGCCGACAATGTAGCGGGGCTCAAGCGTACCGCCGAAGTCGTGTCATTGCGATATCAACCCCCAACGGGGATCGTGATGGGTAGGGGAGCGTCGTGTGCCGGGTGAAGCAGCCGCGGAAGCGAGTTGTGGACGGTTCACGAGTGAGAATGCAGGCATGAGTAGCGATACACACGTGAGAAACGTGTGCGCCGATTGACCAAGGGTTCCTGGGTCAAGCTGATCTGCCCAGGGTAAGTCGGGACCTAAGGCGAGGCCGACAGGCGTAGTCGATGGACAACCGGTTGATATTCCGGTACCCGCTGTGAAGCGCAAGACATCGAACCAGGCGATGCTAAGTCCGTGAAGCCGCCCCGATCTCTTCGGAGTTGAGGGGAGTGGTGGAGCCGACGGACCAGACCTGCAGTAGGTGAGTGATGGGGTGACGCAGGAAGGCAGTCCAGCCCGGGCGGTGGTTGTCCCGGGGTAAGGGTGTAGCCCGAGTGGTAGGCAAATCCGCCACTCATCCAGGGTGAGACCCGATGCCGAGCCGATTGTGGCGAAGTGGATGATCCTATGCTGTCGAGAAAAGCCTCTAGCGAGTTTCATGGCGGCCCGTACCCTAAACCGACTCAGGTGGTCAGGTAGAGAATACCGAGGCGTTCGGGTGAACTATGGTTAAGGAACTCGGCAAAATGCCCCCGTAACTTCGGGAGAAGGGGGGCCATCACCGGTGAGGGAACGTGCTTCCTGAGCTGGGGGTGGCCGCAGAGACCAGCGAGAAGCGACTGTTTACTAAAAACACAGGTCCGTGCGAAGCCGTAAGGCGAGGTATACGGACTGACGCCTGCCCGGTGCTGGAACGTTAAGGGGACCGGTCAGCTCCATTTCGGTGGGGCGAAGCTGAGAACTTAAGCGCCAGTAAACGGCGGTGGTAACTATAACCATCCTAAGGTAGCGAAATTCCTTGTCGGGTAAGTTCCGACCTGCACGAATGGCGTAACGACTTCTCGACTGTCTCAACCATAGGCCCGGTGAAATTGCACTACGAGTAAAGATGCTCGTTTCGCGCAGCAGGACGGAAAGACCCCGGGACCTTTACTACAGTTTGATATTGGTGTTCGGTTCGGCTTGTGTAGGATAGCTGGGAGACTGTGAGCCCGCCACGCCAGTGGTGGGGGAGTCGTCGTTGAAATACCAGTCTGGTCGTGCTGGATGTCTAACCTGGGTCCGTGATCCGGATCAGGGACAGTGTCTGATGGGTAGTTTAACTGGGGCGGTTGCCTCCTAAAGAGTAACGGAGGCGCCCAAAGGTTCCCTCAGCCTGGTTGGCAATCAGGTGGTGAGTGTAAGTGCACAAGGGAGCTTGACTGTGAGACCGACGGGTCGAGCAGGGACGAAAGTCGGGACTAGTGATCCGGCGGTGGCTTGTGGAAGCGCCGTCGCTCAACGGATAAAAGGTACCCCGGGGATAACAGGCTGATCTTCCCCAAGAGTCCATATCGACGGGATGGTTTGGCACCTCGATGTCGGCTCGTCGCATCCTGGGGCTGGAGTCGGTCCCAAGGGTTGGGCTGTTCGCCCATTAAAGCGGTACGCGAGCTGGGTTTAGAACGTCGTGAGACAGTTCGGTCCCTATCCGCTGCGCGCGCAGGAGTCTTGAGAAGGGCTGTCCCTAGTACGAGAGGACCGGGACGGACGAACCTCTGGTGTGCCAGTTGTCCTGCCAAGGGCATGGCTGGTTGGCTACGTTCGGGAGGGATAACCGCTGAAAGCATCTAAGCGGGAAGCCTGCTTCGAGATGAGGGCTCCCACCCACTTGATGGGGTAAGGCTCCCAGTAGACGACTGGGTTGATAGGCCGGATATGGAAGCGCCGTAAGGTGTGGAGTTGACCGGTACTAATAGGCCGAGGGCTTGTCCTCAGTTGCTCGCGTCCACTGTGTTGGTTCTGAAACCACGAACGACCCCATGCCGGGCCACGGCGTGGTGCGGTTGAGTGTTTCATAGTGTTTCGGTGGTCATAGCGTAGGGGAAACGCCCGGTTACATTCCGAACCCGGAAGCTAAGCCTTATAGCGCCGATGGTACTGCAGGGGGGACCCTGTGGGAGAGTAGGACGCCGCCGAACAAATTGTGGGAGAGCCCCGCACCGATATGGTGCGGGGCTTTCTGCATTTCAGGGGCAGGTCTCCCACCTGCCCTTTTCTGGTCGTGGGGTTCTTTGTCAGAGGCGACCCGCTGCTTTCAGTGCCAGATAGGCGTCGGCCAGTGCCGGCGCCAGACCGTCCGGGGTCGCGTCGACGACGGTGACGCCGTGGCGGCGGAGCTGCTCCGCTGTCCGGTCGCGTTCGGTCTGGGCCTGAGCGGCGGCCGCCGCCTCGTACACCGCATCGGCGTTTCCGCGGACTTTCGACATCTGGGCCAGGTGGGGGTCCGCGACCGATGCGAGCAGCACTGTGTGCCGCTGGGTGAGTTGGGCCAGTACGGGAAGCAGTCCCTCCTCGATGGGGGCCGTGTCGAGCGTGGTGAACAGGACGATCAGAGAACGGCGGGGGGCCGTCCGCAGGGCCGTGGCGGTGAGGCTCCGGGCGTCGGTTTCGACGAGCTCCGGTTCGAGCGTGGCCATGGCGTTGACCAGGGATGGGAGGACATCGCCCGCGGACCGGCCCTGTACGAGGGCGCGGAGGCGGCGGTCGTGGGCGAGGAGGTCCACGCGGTCGCCGGCCCTGGAGGCGAGCGCCGCGAGGAGCAGGGCCGCGTCCATGGAGGCGTCGAGGCGGGGGATGTCGCCGACACGGCCCGCGGAGGTGCGGCCGGTGTCGAGGACGAGCAGGATGTGGCGGTCTCGCTCGGGGCGCCAGGTGCGTACCGCCACGGCGGACTGGCGGGCCGTGGCACGCCAGTCGATGGAGCGGGTGTCGTCGCCGGGAACGTACTCGCGCAGGCTGTCGAACTCCGTGCCCTCACCGCGGGTCAGGACGCTGGTGCGGCCGTCCAGTTCGCGCAGGCGGGCCAGTTTGGACGGCAGGTGCTTGCGGCTGGTGAACGGCGGCAGCACCCGTACCGTCCAGGGAACCTGGTGCGTGCCCTGGCGGGCGAAGAGACCGAGCGGGCCGTAGGAGCGGATGGTGACGCGGTCGGCTTGGCGGTCGCCCCGGCGGGTGGGACGCAGCCGGGTGGTGATGCGCCGGCGTTCACCGGCGGGGACCGACAGACGGTGGCGGGAGGCCGCCACCTCGGTGCCGGGCTGCCAACTGCTAGGGGGCCAGGCGTCACGGATGCGGGCACGGAGCGGACGGCGGGACGTGTTGGTGAGCGTCAGGGTGACGTCCGCGCTGTCGCCCAGCCGCACCGAGGTGTCGCCGGAGCGGCTCAGGCCGAGCCCGCGTACGGGGGCGGCCAGGGCGAAGTCGCAGGCACAGGCCACCGCCAAGGGAGCGTTGACGGCGAGGATGCCCGTCCAGCCGGGTTCCCAGATGCCGACGGGGAGAGAGCCGAGTGCCGCGAGGAGGGCGGCGCGTCCGGTGAAGGCCATCAGCGGGGGACGGGGACGTGGGCGAGGATGGCGTTGATGACCGAGTCGGTCGTGACGCCTTCCATCTCGGCCTCCGGCCGGAGCTGTACGCGGTGGCGGAGGGTGGGGAGGGCGAGGGCCTTGACGTCGTCGGGGGTGACGTAGTCGCGTCCCGTCAGCCAGGCCCAGGCGCGGGCGGTGGACAGGAGGGCGGTGGCTCCTCGGGGGGAGACGCCCAGGGCCAGGGACGGCGATTCACGCGTGGCGCGGACGATGTCGACGACGTAGGCGGTGATCTCGGGGGAGACCGTCGTCCTGGCGACCGCGGCGCGGGCCGCTTCCAGGTCGGCGGCGCTCGCGACGGGGCGTACGCCGGCGGCACGCAGGTCGCGGGGGTCGAAGCCCTCGGTGTGGCGGGTGAGGACGTCGATCTCGTCCTGGCGGGACGGGAGGGGGATGGTGAGCTTGAGGAGGAAGCGGTCGAGCTGTGCCTCGGGGAGGGGGTAGGTGCCCTCGTACTCCACGGGGTTCTGGGTGGCGGCGACGAGGAAGGGTTCCGGGAGGAGGCGGGGGGTGCCGTCGACGGTGACCTGCCGTTCCTCCATGGCCTCCAGGAGCGACGCCTGGGTCTTCGGGGGCGTGCGGTTGATCTCGTCGGCGAGGAAGAGGTTGGTGAAGACGGGGCCGGGCTGGAAGGAGAACTCCGCGGTGCGGGCGTCGTAGACCAGGGAGCCGGTGACGTCGCTCGGCATCAGGTCGGGGGTGAACTGGACGCGTTTGGTGTCGAGTTCCAGAGCAGCGGCGAGAGTGCGGACGAGCAGTGTCTTGGCGACGCCGGGAACGCCTTCGAGGAGCACGTGGCCGCGGCACAGCAGGGCGACGGCGAGGCCGGTGACAGCGGGGTCCTGGCCGACCACGGCTTTGGCGATCTCGGCGCGCAGGGCCTCCAGGGAGGCCCTGGCGGCGGCCGGATCCCCGGTGTGCGCGGCGTTGTCAGTGGTCGGGTCCATCATGGACGGCGTACCTCTCTTTCGAGGGCGTCGAGTCGGTCGGCGAGGGAGGTCAGGGCCGCGTCGTCGCCGGGCGGCGGGCCGAACAGGAGATCGTGTGGGGAGGGCTGCTGTCCGTCGCCGTGCAGGCGGGCGGACAGGGCGGGCAGCAGGGCCTCGGGTGCGTGTGCCTGGGAGGCGGGGACGCCTACGAGGGGGGCGAGGCGGGTGCGTGTGGTGGAGCGAAGAGCGGCGGCCGCGCGGTCCCGGGCGTTCGCCTTGCGGTAGAGGCGGGCGCGGCCTTCGACGGTTTCGGAGGCGCGGATCGCGACGGGAAGTCTTTCGGGCACGAGGGGGCCGAGCCGGCGTGCCCGCCACAGGGCGGCCAGGGCTGCGGCGATGAAGAGCTGCAGGGTGCCCCAGAGCCAGCCGGAGGGGAGCAGGTCGAAGAAGCCGCTCTCGCCGTCCTCGGAGGCGGCGGAGGCGTCGGCGAGTGAGGGGAGGTACCAGACCAGATGGGGGCGCGAGCCGAGGAGTTGGAGGGCGAGCGAGGCGTTGCCGTGCTCGCCGAGGCGGTCGTTGAGGAGGATGTCGGGGGCACCGATGAGGACGGTGTCGCCGCCGCCGGTGGCCGCGGGGATGCGCAGCAGGGTGGCCAGGCGCTCGCTGGGGTAGCACTCGTCCACGTCGAGGTGGGTGGTGGTGTAGCGGATGCCGCCCGTGTCCGCGGTGCCCGCGCTGCGGGCGGCGGGCAGGGAGCAGCGGGGGGAGAGGGTGGAGCCGAAGCTGGTGGCCGGATCGGCGACGACACCCGGGGCGAGCCGGTCGACGGACGCGCTGCCGGAGGAGACCAGGACGGTGCGGCCGCCGGAGTCGGCGATTGCGGCGTGCAGTCTCGACTGCTGGCGGTGGGTCAGGCGGTCGGGGACGGCGACCAGGAGGGTCGTGTCGGGGCTCGCGGCGGCGGACGCCTCCTGCAGGGTGGTGACCACGCGCGTGTCCACACCGCGGTCGGCGAGGAGTTCGGCGACGGCGCGGCTGCCGTGGGGGTCGGCGGAGCGCGGGTCGAGTTCGCCGTGGCGGGCGTCGGAGCGGACCACGGCGATCACGACGGCCGCCACGATCAGCAGGACGAGCGCGAGGACGACACCTCGCGCGCGGGTCCACACCTGGCGGGTGGTGGGCGAGGCCGAGGTGGAGGTGGAGGTGGAGGTGGAGGTGGAGGGGAGCGTTACCTCGGTCGTCATCCGGCGGCTCCCTGGCGGGCGCTGCCGCCCGTGTTGTCGCTGCGGTCGCTGGTGTTCGTGCCGTCGCCGTTGCCGTGGCCGGCAGCGGTGCCCGCGAGCCGGGGTTTGCTGCGTTCCAGGTCACGGTCGAGTTCGGTGAGGTGCCGGTACGACTGTTCCGTCGCGGTCCGGCCGCCGTACGTGACGTCGTCGAAGCTCCGCGCGGCGGTGTGCAGCCGGTCGGCGTGGGCGGGCAGGGTACGGCCCGCCTCGGCTGCCGCCTCGTCGGCGGTGCGGCCCGGGCGGATGTCGAGCAGGGCCCGTTCCTCCAGGGCGCGGACGACGGCGCGCATGCGTTCCTGCACGGCCTGGTTCCAGTGGCCCTGGGCGGCGTGTGCCTCGGCGGCCGCGCGGTGTTCGGCGGCGCTGCGGGGCCGGTCGTCGAACAGCGCGGGCGCGGAGGCCGGCCCGCGTCGCGGGGTGCCCAGCCGCCACCACAGGGCGCCCAGGACGGCGACCACGGCGGCGATGACGACGATCAGTCCGAGCGCACCGCCGGGCGTCGCGGTGGCGGCGGCGTCGAACAGCTTGCCGACCCATTCCCAGAAGGTGTCCAGGACCTGTTCGAACCAGCTGGGATCGTTCTCGTGGTACATCTGCTTGGACAGTTCGCGCCGGGCCGCCTCCCGCGCGGGATCGCGCGGGATGGTGACGGGCGGCTCGCCGTCGCCGCGCAGCAGTGTGTGCACGGTGCCGCCGGCGGCTTCGGACAGCGCCCGCGCCGAAGTGAGAACTCCCCCCGTGGTGTGCACCCCCTCAGCTCCCCGGGGTGGTGCCGGGACCGTACCCCTGGATGCCGGCGGCGCGGCCCAGTTCGAGGTCGAGGGCTTCGCGGCGGATGCGCTGGTCGACGTAGAGGAGCACGGTGACGCCGGCCGTGATCGGGAACGTGATCGTGGAGCCGATGACCGAGCCGATCCCGCTGATGATGAGGAACGCCCAGCTGATGTCGCCGCCGGTGCCGTCGAGGAAACCGGAGACACCGCCACTGCCGAACGCCGTGGCGACGAGGGCGAAGGGGATGACGACGATCGACGCGACGACGTTCGCGATGATCAGTGCGAGCAGCTGGATGCCGAAGATCCGCCACCAGGAGCCGCGCACCAGCTTCGCGGACCGGCTCAGCGCCTTCATGACGCCCTGCTTCTCCAGCATCAGCGTGGGCACGGACAGCGAGAAGCGGACCCACAGCCACACGGCGACGACGCCACCGCCGATGACGCCCAGCACGGTGAGCGGCGCGCCGGGCGGACCGCCCACCGTGGCGGTCACGAGGATGCCGGGCAGCGCGCCCACGGCGATGACGGCGACAGCGATGAGCAGCAGCAGGAAGATCAGGCCGTACAGCTTCAGGACCTGGGGACGGTCGGTGCGCCAGGCCTCGGCGGCGGTGACCGACGTGCCGAGCACGGCACGGCTGGTGACCGTCGCGAGCAGGGCGGTGGCGGTGAGGGCGCCGATCAGGGTGATCATGGAGACCATCCCGCTGTTGAGCAGGGAGGCGCCCAGGGCGCCGGTCAGCTCGTCGAGGGTGGCGCTCGGGTCGCTGAGTGCCGCGGCGCTGGAGCTGTCCAGGAACAGTCCCTGGACGAGGACGACGACGAGCTGGATGAGGACAGCGATGGTCAGCGAGAGGCCGAGGACCGTGCGCCAGTGGGTGCGCATGGTGGAGACCGCGCCGTCGAGGATCTCGCCCACACCGAGCGGGCGGAGCGGGATCACACCGGGCTTCGCGGCGGGCGGGGGACCGCCCCAGCCGCCTCCCCAGGCCCCGTAACCGCCGGGACTTCCGTAGCCGCCTGGGCCGCCGTATCCTCCGGGCCCCGTGGGGCCGCCGGGGGGCGGGGTGCCCCATCCCGGGCCGGGCGGTGCGGGATGGGGAGCCTGGCCGGGGCCCGTGGCGCCGGGCGGGCCGGTGGGCGCGGACCACTGGCTGGGCGGTGGCTGCTCCTTCGACCACTTGACGCCCGGCCCCTGAGGCGCGTGCTGCCCCGGCTGCTCGGGGTGCGGGCGGTCTGCGGGCCCGGCAGGCCGGGACTCGCCCGGTTCCTGCCCGTCGGACGGGGCGGATCCGGGCGAGGCCCAGCCCGGAGTGTCGTTCATCGTCGCTCCTTCACGGTGCCCGTCCGCGGTCGCGGCGGCAGGTTCGCAGCCATCGTGCCATGGGGTGTTCGTCAACGGACCTGCCGGACCTGTCGGATCCGGCGAGGGACGGGCTGTACCTTCAATTGTCCGCGTCCCAGGGGGCAGACTGGCCGCATGGCTGATCAGTACGCACACGGCAGCGACGACAAACGGCCGACCGAGATCCCTGCGCTCCGCTGGGAAGAGCCACCCGAAGGGCCCGTTCTGATCCTTCTCGACCAGACGAGACTGCCGGCCGAGGAGGTCGAGCTGGTCTGCACGGACGCACCCGCGCTGGTGGAGGCGATCCGCTCGCTGGCCGTGCGCGGTGCGCCGCTGCTGGGCATCGCCGGTGCGTACGGCGTCGCACTCGCCGCCGCACGGGGCTTCGACGTGGACGACGCCGCGGCCGCGCTGGAGGGCGCCCGGCCCACCGCGGTGAACCTCGCGGTGGGGGTGCGCCGGGCCCTCGCCGCCCACCGGGGCGTTCTCGCCCGGGGTGGCGACGAGCGGGAGGCGGCGGTGGCCGCGCTGGCCGCGGCACGGCGGCTGCACCGCGAGGACGCCGAGGCCAGCGCGCGGATGGCCGGGCACGGACTGACGCTGCTGGACGAACTGCTGCCCGGTGGCGGACACCGGATCCTCACCCACTGCAACACCGGCTCACTGGTGTCGGGCGGCGAGGGAACGGCGTTCGCGGTGGCGCTGGCGGCGCACCGGGCGGGCCGTCTCAGGAGGCTGTGGGTGGACGAAACGCGTCCGTTGCTGCAAGGTGCTCGCCTGACGGCATACGAGGCGGCCCGCCGCGGAATGGCGTACACCCTGCTCACCGACAGCGCGGCGGGATCGCTGTTCGCGGCCGGTGAGGTGGACGCGGTACTGATAGGGGCGGACCGCATCGCGGCCGACGGCTCGGTGGCGAACAAGGTGGGGAGCTATCCGCTCGCGGTGCTGGCGCGGTACCACCACGTGCCGTTCATCGTCGTGGCCCCGGTGACGACGGTGGATCCGCAGACGCCGGACGGGGCCTCCATCGAGGTCGAGCAGCGCCCCGGGCATGAAGTGACCGAGGTCACCGCACCACGGGTGCCGGTGGCCGGAATTGAAGCGGGAGGCGGGATTCTTGTGGCACCCCTGGGGACCCAGGCGTACAACCCGGCGTTCGACGTGACACCACCGGAACTGGTGACGGCGATCGTCACGGAGGAAGGTGCCGTCTCACCCGTGACGACCGAGGCCCTGGCCGAGCTGTGCGCCAGGTCACGCCCGGTCACGATGAGCTAATGGGATGATGTCGTTTATGAAGGGAAGAGTCCTTGTCGTCGACGACGACACCGCACTGGCCGAGATGCTCGGCATTGTGTTGCGTGGTGAAGGTTTTGAACCGTCTTTCGTAGCCGACGGCGACAAGGCGCTGGCCGCTTTCCGTGAGGCCAAGCCCGACCTGGTGCTGCTCGATCTGATGCTGCCCGGCCGGGACGGTATCGAGGTGTGCCGCCTGATCAGGGCGGAGTCCGGGGTGCCGATCGTGATGCTCACGGCGAAGAGCGACACCGTCGATGTCGTGGTGGGCCTGGAGTCCGGTGCCGACGACTACATCGTCAAGCCGTTCAAGCCGAAGGAACTGGTCGCCCGGATCCGGGCGCGGCTGCGCAGGTCGGAGGAGCCTGCGCCGGAACAGCTCGCCATCGGCGACCTGGTGATCGACGTGGCCGGACACTCCGTGAAGCGGGAGGGGCAGTCGATCGCGCTGACCCCGCTGGAGTTCGACCTGCTGGTCGCGCTGGCCCGCAAGCCGTGGCAGGTGTTCACGCGGGAGGTGCTGCTGGAACAGGTCTGGGGGTACCGCCACGCGGCCGACACCCGGCTGGTGAACGTCCATGTCCAGCGGCTGCGCTCCAAGGTCGAGAAGGACCCGGAGAAGCCGGAGATCGTGGTGACCGTCCGTGGCGTCGGATACAAGGCAGGACCGAGCTGACATGTCCGGGGACAGTGCCGCTTCGGCGCCCGGCCGGTCCGGGGACCGACCGGAGCGGCCTGTCGGCCTGCCGTCCGGCAGCCGGGCACCAGGGCGCTCCCCCCGGGGGCGCCTGCTCAAGGACGGGCTGCTGCAGGGCGGAGTCCAGGGCAGCCCGGTGATCCGCCTGTTCGTGCGCTGGGTACGCCGGCCGTTGCTGCCCGTCATGCGGCTGTGGCGGCGGAACATCCAGCTGAAGGTGGTCGTCACCACGCTGCTGATGTCGCTGGGCGTGGTCCTGCTGCTGGGCTTCGTCGTCATCGGCCAGGTACGCAACGGTCTGCTGGACGCCAAGGTGAAGGCGTCGCAGAGCCAGGCCACCGGCGGGTTCGCGGTGGCCAAGCAGCAGGCCGACGAGGCCTCGAGCGGCACCGGTGAGGACGCGGTCGCGGTGGGCGACCGGTCCTCGCAGAGCGTCATCCAGTGGATGAGTGACCTCGTGGAGTCGCTCTCCAGCGGCGGTCAGGGGGCTTTCGACGTGGTCACCCTGCCCATGGACGACGAGAGCGGCGGCGGGCGTGGCCCGCGTGCCTCGGGGCACGTCGACCCGTCGCAGAGCGTGCCCGGGAACCTGCGGGACAGGATCGACACCAACACCGCGGCGGCCCAGCGGTACACGCGGATCGTCTACAGCAACGGCGCGGACTCGCAGCCCGGCCTGGTCATCGGCAAGCAGGTCAACGACCCCAACGGTGATCCGTACCAGCTGTACTACCTCTTCCCGCTCACGCAGGAGGAGAAGTCGCTGAGCCTGGTCAAGGGCACTCTGGCGACCGCGGGGCTGTTCGTCGTCGTCCTCCTCGGGGCGATCGCCTGGCTCGTGGTGCGGCAGGTCGTGACGCCGGTGCGGATGGCCGCCGGGATCGCGGAGCGGCTGTCCGCCGGGCGTCTCCAGGAACGGATGAAGGTCACCGGTGAGGACGACATCGCGCGGCTCGGCGAGGCATTCAACAAGATGGCGCAGAACCTCCAGCTGAAGATCAACCAGCTCGAGGAGCTGTCGCGGATGCAGCGCCGTTTCGTGTCGGACGTCTCCCACGAACTGCGGACGCCGCTGACGACCGTACGGATGGCCGCGGACGTCATCCATGAGGCGCGTGAGGACTTCGACCCGATCACCGCGCGGTCGGCCGAACTGCTCGCGGACCAGATCGACCGGTTCGAGTCGCTGCTTTCGGACCTGCTGGAGATCAGCCGTTTCGACGCGGGCGCGGCGGCGCTCGAGGCGGAGCCGATAGACCTGCGCGAAGTCGTACGGCGCGTGGTCAGCGGGGCCGAGCCGCTCGCCGAGCGCAAGGGCACGCCGATCAAGATCGTCGGCGACCAGCAGCCCGTCGTCGCCGAGGCCGACGCGCGACGCGTGGAGCGCGTCCTGCGCAACCTCGTCGTCAACGCCGTGGAGCACGGCGACGGCAAGGACGTGGTCGTCAAGCTCGCCGCGGCGGGCGGGGCGGTCGCGGTCGCGGTGCGGGACTACGGTGTCGGGCTCAAGCCCGGTGAGGCGACCCGGGTCTTCAGCCGCTTCTGGCGGGCGGACCCGGCACGTGCGCGCACCACCGGCGGTACGGGACTGGGGCTGTCCATCGCCCTGGAGGACGCGCGGCTGCACGGCGGCTGGCTCCAGGCATGGGGCGAGCCGGGCGGCGGCTCGCAGTTCCGGCTGACGCTGCCCAGGACGGCCGACGAACCGCTGCGGGGCTCCCCGATCCCCCTGGAGCCCAGGGATTCCCGGCGCAACAGCGGACTCGGCGGTGCCGGAGAGCCGCAGGGCGGCGGGGGCGGCGGGGACGGCAGGAAACAGTCCACCGTGCCCGCGCGGCCCGTGGACACCGACGGATCGGCCCGAGCGGCCCGCGATCCGCTCGCGACGCTCTCGGCCACCGTGGTCCCCACGGCCGACCCGACGGCACTGCCCGGCAACGGCGCGCGCGTGGTGTCGCGGCCGCCGGGGGACGGGGCGCGGCAGGGAGAGCAGGCGGGAGCCGGAGAGCCGGCCGGCGCCGACACGGGCGCCGGTTCTGGCGGCCCCGGCGGTGAGAACGGGACGGCGGTCACGGACCGGAGTGAGAACGAACCCGAGGACCGGTCCGGGGACCGGCCGGCGGACAGGCAAGGGGAGGCTTCGCGTGGGCGGTGAGCGCGCAGGACGCGGCAGGACGGCTCCGGCACGCGTGGTGGCGTACGCCACCAGCGGTGTCGTACTGCTGGCCGGGTGCGCCTCGATGCCCGACAGCGGGGATGTGCGGGGCGTGGACTCCACGCCCCGCCTGGACGCGCAGGTGCGGGTGTTCGCGATGCCGCCGAGTGAGGACGCGTCGCCGCCCCAGATCATGCAGGGCTTCCTGGAGGCGCTGACCAGTGACGATCCGGACTACAGCACCGCGCGCCAGTATCTGACCGATGAGGCGGCGAAGGTGTGGAAGCCGGAGCTGTCCACCACGGTGCTGGCGGACGGGCCGGGTGCTCAGGCCGGTTCGTCGGGCCGCGAGGACGCCGGGGAGCTCTTCTTCAAGCTGACCGGCGACAAGGTCGCCACCGTGGACGCGCAGCAGGCGTACACGGCCGACTCCGGGCCGTACGACCAGCTCGTGCATCTCACCCGGGACGTGAAGACCCGCCAGTGGCGCATCGACGGGGTGCCGCAGGGCGTCGTCATGGGCAAGTCGGACTTCCAGCGCAACTACATGTCCGTCAGCAAGTACTACTTCGCCTCGAACACCGCGGGAGCCGGTGGGGCCGACGAGGACGGTCCGTCGATGGCGGTCGCCGACCCGGTCTACGTGCGCAGCCATGTGG contains these protein-coding regions:
- a CDS encoding DUF58 domain-containing protein codes for the protein MAFTGRAALLAALGSLPVGIWEPGWTGILAVNAPLAVACACDFALAAPVRGLGLSRSGDTSVRLGDSADVTLTLTNTSRRPLRARIRDAWPPSSWQPGTEVAASRHRLSVPAGERRRITTRLRPTRRGDRQADRVTIRSYGPLGLFARQGTHQVPWTVRVLPPFTSRKHLPSKLARLRELDGRTSVLTRGEGTEFDSLREYVPGDDTRSIDWRATARQSAVAVRTWRPERDRHILLVLDTGRTSAGRVGDIPRLDASMDAALLLAALASRAGDRVDLLAHDRRLRALVQGRSAGDVLPSLVNAMATLEPELVETDARSLTATALRTAPRRSLIVLFTTLDTAPIEEGLLPVLAQLTQRHTVLLASVADPHLAQMSKVRGNADAVYEAAAAAQAQTERDRTAEQLRRHGVTVVDATPDGLAPALADAYLALKAAGRL
- a CDS encoding AAA family ATPase — protein: MDPTTDNAAHTGDPAAARASLEALRAEIAKAVVGQDPAVTGLAVALLCRGHVLLEGVPGVAKTLLVRTLAAALELDTKRVQFTPDLMPSDVTGSLVYDARTAEFSFQPGPVFTNLFLADEINRTPPKTQASLLEAMEERQVTVDGTPRLLPEPFLVAATQNPVEYEGTYPLPEAQLDRFLLKLTIPLPSRQDEIDVLTRHTEGFDPRDLRAAGVRPVASAADLEAARAAVARTTVSPEITAYVVDIVRATRESPSLALGVSPRGATALLSTARAWAWLTGRDYVTPDDVKALALPTLRHRVQLRPEAEMEGVTTDSVINAILAHVPVPR
- a CDS encoding DUF4350 domain-containing protein, with product MTTEVTLPSTSTSTSTSTSASPTTRQVWTRARGVVLALVLLIVAAVVIAVVRSDARHGELDPRSADPHGSRAVAELLADRGVDTRVVTTLQEASAAASPDTTLLVAVPDRLTHRQQSRLHAAIADSGGRTVLVSSGSASVDRLAPGVVADPATSFGSTLSPRCSLPAARSAGTADTGGIRYTTTHLDVDECYPSERLATLLRIPAATGGGDTVLIGAPDILLNDRLGEHGNASLALQLLGSRPHLVWYLPSLADASAASEDGESGFFDLLPSGWLWGTLQLFIAAALAALWRARRLGPLVPERLPVAIRASETVEGRARLYRKANARDRAAAALRSTTRTRLAPLVGVPASQAHAPEALLPALSARLHGDGQQPSPHDLLFGPPPGDDAALTSLADRLDALEREVRRP
- a CDS encoding DUF4129 domain-containing protein; protein product: MHTTGGVLTSARALSEAAGGTVHTLLRGDGEPPVTIPRDPAREAARRELSKQMYHENDPSWFEQVLDTFWEWVGKLFDAAATATPGGALGLIVVIAAVVAVLGALWWRLGTPRRGPASAPALFDDRPRSAAEHRAAAEAHAAQGHWNQAVQERMRAVVRALEERALLDIRPGRTADEAAAEAGRTLPAHADRLHTAARSFDDVTYGGRTATEQSYRHLTELDRDLERSKPRLAGTAAGHGNGDGTNTSDRSDNTGGSARQGAAG
- a CDS encoding glycerophosphoryl diester phosphodiesterase membrane domain-containing protein, translated to MNDTPGWASPGSAPSDGQEPGESRPAGPADRPHPEQPGQHAPQGPGVKWSKEQPPPSQWSAPTGPPGATGPGQAPHPAPPGPGWGTPPPGGPTGPGGYGGPGGYGSPGGYGAWGGGWGGPPPAAKPGVIPLRPLGVGEILDGAVSTMRTHWRTVLGLSLTIAVLIQLVVVLVQGLFLDSSSAAALSDPSATLDELTGALGASLLNSGMVSMITLIGALTATALLATVTSRAVLGTSVTAAEAWRTDRPQVLKLYGLIFLLLLIAVAVIAVGALPGILVTATVGGPPGAPLTVLGVIGGGVVAVWLWVRFSLSVPTLMLEKQGVMKALSRSAKLVRGSWWRIFGIQLLALIIANVVASIVVIPFALVATAFGSGGVSGFLDGTGGDISWAFLIISGIGSVIGSTITFPITAGVTVLLYVDQRIRREALDLELGRAAGIQGYGPGTTPGS
- the mtnA gene encoding S-methyl-5-thioribose-1-phosphate isomerase, whose amino-acid sequence is MADQYAHGSDDKRPTEIPALRWEEPPEGPVLILLDQTRLPAEEVELVCTDAPALVEAIRSLAVRGAPLLGIAGAYGVALAAARGFDVDDAAAALEGARPTAVNLAVGVRRALAAHRGVLARGGDEREAAVAALAAARRLHREDAEASARMAGHGLTLLDELLPGGGHRILTHCNTGSLVSGGEGTAFAVALAAHRAGRLRRLWVDETRPLLQGARLTAYEAARRGMAYTLLTDSAAGSLFAAGEVDAVLIGADRIAADGSVANKVGSYPLAVLARYHHVPFIVVAPVTTVDPQTPDGASIEVEQRPGHEVTEVTAPRVPVAGIEAGGGILVAPLGTQAYNPAFDVTPPELVTAIVTEEGAVSPVTTEALAELCARSRPVTMS
- the mtrA gene encoding two-component system response regulator MtrA, which produces MMSFMKGRVLVVDDDTALAEMLGIVLRGEGFEPSFVADGDKALAAFREAKPDLVLLDLMLPGRDGIEVCRLIRAESGVPIVMLTAKSDTVDVVVGLESGADDYIVKPFKPKELVARIRARLRRSEEPAPEQLAIGDLVIDVAGHSVKREGQSIALTPLEFDLLVALARKPWQVFTREVLLEQVWGYRHAADTRLVNVHVQRLRSKVEKDPEKPEIVVTVRGVGYKAGPS